From the Saccharobesus litoralis genome, one window contains:
- the kduI gene encoding 5-dehydro-4-deoxy-D-glucuronate isomerase: MDFMFSADIRSYKDMRNGELREAFVTQQLFVDGEIKLTYTDVDRGVIAGITPTTQAIDLPTHKELAADYFCQRREAGVINIGGNGTITVDGETYAMANKDSLYIAKESKEVQFTSEDPANPAKFYLVSYPAHRVTKTVHVPKSDAKRIELGAQETSNERTIFQSIRPGIVDSCQLVMGMTELKPGSVWNTKPPHTHFRRTEIYMYFDLPEEERVFHLMGEPSEVRPLPLEPGVAIASPSWSIHSGVGTTNYTFVWAMGGENQEFDDMDHITVADLK, from the coding sequence ATGGACTTCATGTTCTCTGCAGATATCAGAAGTTACAAAGACATGCGTAATGGTGAGTTACGTGAAGCTTTCGTGACTCAGCAGTTATTTGTTGATGGTGAGATTAAATTAACTTACACCGATGTTGATCGTGGTGTGATCGCCGGGATCACGCCGACAACACAAGCTATTGATTTACCCACTCACAAAGAGTTAGCCGCTGATTATTTTTGTCAACGCCGTGAAGCCGGTGTTATCAATATTGGTGGTAATGGCACAATTACTGTCGATGGCGAAACGTATGCTATGGCTAACAAAGACAGCTTATATATTGCCAAAGAAAGCAAAGAAGTGCAGTTCACCTCTGAAGATCCTGCAAACCCAGCTAAGTTTTATCTTGTTTCCTATCCCGCGCACCGTGTAACCAAAACGGTACACGTCCCCAAAAGCGATGCCAAGCGCATTGAATTAGGCGCGCAAGAAACATCAAACGAGCGTACTATTTTCCAATCTATCCGTCCTGGTATTGTTGATAGCTGCCAATTAGTGATGGGCATGACGGAATTAAAGCCAGGCAGCGTTTGGAATACTAAGCCGCCGCATACTCATTTCCGTCGTACCGAAATTTACATGTATTTCGATTTACCTGAAGAGGAAAGAGTTTTTCACTTAATGGGTGAGCCAAGCGAGGTTCGTCCACTGCCGTTAGAGCCTGGTGTCGCTATTGCTTCACCTAGCTGGTCTATTCATAGTGGTGTAGGTACTACCAACTACACTTTTGTTTGGGCTATGGGTGGTGAAAACCAAGAGTTTGACGATATGGACCACATCACGGTTGCTGACCTTAAGTAG
- a CDS encoding NAD(P)(+) transhydrogenase (Re/Si-specific) subunit beta → MSDFSLLINAVYVVSATLFIFGLKLLSHPSTARKGNLLSALAMFFAVVVTLLDKQIISFEIILLSVLIGSAIGVFAAKKVEMTSMPELVSLFNGVGGLSSLAVAYAAIVGEVQLSTFVLIVSFLALLIGAVTFSGSVIAWAKLSERMIGRPIVFKGQVVANVLLIAAIVTSGYLVVTQPEITTWHYLAIGLALVMGIMVVLPIGGADMPVVISLLNSYSGLAACAAGFALQNNLLIVAGALVGASGIILTNIMCKAMNRSLVNVLTSGFQAVVSSDMKIEGEIKALSAEDAFYVLEAAQSVLVIPGYGMAVAQAQHTMKELQELLEDNGAEVSYAIHPVAGRMPGHMNVLLAEADVSYEQLFEMDEVNPRIENYDVAIVIGANDVVNPAAREMKGSPIYGMPVINADLAKNVFVLKRGMATGFAGVDNPLFFKQNTRMIFGDAKETLGNLVRQFAD, encoded by the coding sequence ATGAGTGATTTTTCATTACTAATTAATGCAGTTTACGTTGTTTCGGCGACTTTATTTATCTTCGGTTTAAAATTGTTAAGCCATCCGTCTACTGCGCGCAAAGGTAATTTGTTGTCGGCACTCGCCATGTTTTTTGCTGTGGTGGTGACTTTATTAGACAAGCAGATTATTTCGTTTGAAATCATTTTGCTTAGTGTATTGATTGGCTCAGCTATTGGTGTGTTTGCCGCCAAGAAAGTTGAAATGACGTCAATGCCTGAATTGGTTTCTTTATTTAACGGTGTAGGTGGCTTATCGAGTTTAGCCGTTGCTTACGCTGCCATTGTTGGCGAAGTTCAACTTTCGACATTTGTATTGATTGTCAGTTTCCTTGCCTTATTGATTGGTGCAGTTACGTTTTCAGGCAGTGTCATTGCTTGGGCCAAGCTTAGCGAACGCATGATAGGACGGCCGATAGTGTTTAAAGGCCAAGTCGTCGCTAATGTTTTGTTAATTGCTGCAATTGTCACGTCTGGCTACTTGGTTGTAACCCAACCCGAAATCACAACTTGGCACTATCTAGCCATCGGCTTAGCTTTGGTAATGGGTATTATGGTGGTATTGCCAATTGGCGGTGCTGATATGCCTGTAGTTATTTCATTGCTTAATAGTTATTCAGGGTTAGCTGCATGTGCAGCGGGTTTTGCTTTACAAAATAACTTACTGATAGTTGCCGGTGCTTTGGTAGGTGCCAGCGGTATTATTTTGACCAATATTATGTGTAAAGCCATGAACCGCTCATTGGTTAATGTTTTAACCTCAGGTTTTCAGGCTGTTGTTAGCAGTGATATGAAAATTGAAGGCGAGATCAAAGCGCTTTCAGCAGAAGATGCATTTTATGTGTTAGAAGCGGCGCAATCGGTATTGGTTATTCCTGGCTATGGTATGGCAGTTGCGCAAGCTCAACATACAATGAAGGAACTGCAAGAGCTTCTGGAAGACAATGGCGCAGAGGTTTCTTACGCCATTCACCCAGTCGCTGGGCGTATGCCTGGCCATATGAATGTGTTGTTAGCGGAAGCGGATGTGTCTTACGAGCAATTATTTGAAATGGATGAAGTTAACCCGCGTATCGAAAACTATGATGTGGCTATTGTGATAGGCGCTAACGATGTGGTTAATCCAGCCGCGCGAGAAATGAAGGGTAGCCCTATTTATGGTATGCCGGTTATCAATGCAGATTTGGCTAAAAACGTGTTTGTGTTAAAGCGTGGTATGGCAACCGGCTTTGCGGGTGTCGATAACCCACTATTCTTTAAGCAAAACACGCGCATGATCTTTGGTGATGCTAAAGAAACCTTGGGTAATCTGGTTCGCCAGTTTGCTGATTAG
- a CDS encoding NAD(P) transhydrogenase subunit alpha: MTAIYLLFILMLAIFVGFELIRKVPATLHTPLMSGANAISGITVIGALSLAGGEQSQWSTWLGAASVLFATINVVGGYLVTDRMLAMFKSR, translated from the coding sequence ATGACCGCTATCTATTTGTTATTTATTTTAATGTTGGCCATTTTTGTTGGCTTTGAATTAATCCGTAAAGTGCCTGCTACGTTGCACACACCTTTAATGTCGGGTGCTAATGCGATCTCAGGGATCACAGTTATTGGTGCCCTGAGTTTAGCTGGTGGTGAGCAAAGCCAATGGTCTACTTGGTTGGGTGCAGCTTCGGTTTTGTTTGCAACAATTAATGTGGTTGGTGGCTATTTAGTGACTGATCGTATGTTAGCCATGTTTAAAAGTCGCTAG
- a CDS encoding DeoR/GlpR family DNA-binding transcription regulator, producing MLEKHRQQLIKDILDQQQFASVKDLTEKLNASEATIRRDITKMSKRGEINKIRGGAESMNTEPRKKHISSTSFMVDVEQRVDTKRLIAKRAAELCKDGDSVIINGGSSTYMMGEYLSSVQMNILTNSFVLANYLTEHTDNQVTLPGGEIYREQGIILSSYEKDSTENYFGSMMFMGTPGIGKFGVMESDPLLIRSEQKLYKQAEKLVILADSTKLGKRSNFIFCPLKDVDILITDSGASDELIQYFESNGIEVIVVEKAEEEANVTA from the coding sequence ATGCTAGAAAAACATAGACAACAATTAATTAAAGACATACTCGATCAGCAGCAGTTTGCGAGCGTTAAAGATTTAACTGAAAAACTTAACGCATCGGAAGCAACTATCCGCCGTGATATTACGAAAATGAGTAAGCGCGGCGAGATAAATAAAATTCGTGGCGGCGCAGAATCAATGAATACCGAGCCACGTAAAAAACATATCTCTAGTACATCGTTTATGGTCGATGTGGAACAACGCGTTGATACTAAACGTCTAATCGCCAAGCGTGCAGCTGAGCTTTGTAAAGACGGTGATTCAGTTATTATTAACGGTGGTAGTTCAACCTACATGATGGGTGAATACTTGTCGTCTGTACAAATGAATATTTTGACCAACTCATTTGTACTAGCAAACTACTTAACTGAACACACAGATAACCAAGTGACTTTGCCAGGTGGTGAAATTTACCGTGAGCAAGGCATTATTCTTAGCTCGTACGAAAAAGACAGCACGGAAAATTACTTTGGCTCTATGATGTTTATGGGTACACCAGGTATTGGTAAATTCGGCGTCATGGAAAGCGACCCTCTACTTATCCGCTCTGAACAAAAGCTTTATAAACAAGCTGAAAAGCTAGTGATATTGGCTGACAGCACCAAGCTTGGTAAGCGCAGTAACTTTATTTTCTGTCCGTTAAAAGATGTAGATATTTTAATTACTGACTCAGGCGCATCTGACGAGTTAATTCAATATTTTGAAAGCAATGGCATTGAAGTGATTGTTGTTGAAAAAGCTGAAGAAGAAGCTAACGTTACCGCCTAA
- the kduD gene encoding 2-dehydro-3-deoxy-D-gluconate 5-dehydrogenase KduD gives MQEYLIKQFGLNGKVAIVTGASRGLGQAMAIALGEAGATIVAVGSKPESVTKTVSLLQEKGIDYLALGCDQSDGEQIKAVIAATIEKFGRIDILVNNAGTIKRAPAHEFSDEDWNDVINVNLNGVFKFCREAGKHMLKQGSGKIINIASLLSFSGGITVPAYAASKGGVAQITKALANEWASSGIQVNAIAPGYFATDNTENLRNDAERYASISARIPAGEWGKPEDLAGATVFLSSPASNYMNGHVMLVDGGWMAR, from the coding sequence ATGCAAGAGTATTTGATTAAACAGTTTGGCTTAAACGGTAAAGTCGCCATAGTCACAGGTGCAAGTCGTGGTCTTGGTCAGGCTATGGCAATAGCGTTAGGCGAAGCCGGTGCAACTATAGTCGCAGTCGGTTCAAAACCTGAAAGCGTAACGAAAACCGTTAGCTTATTACAAGAAAAGGGCATTGATTATTTAGCCTTGGGTTGTGATCAAAGTGATGGTGAGCAAATTAAAGCGGTTATTGCTGCCACAATCGAGAAGTTCGGGCGGATTGATATTCTTGTTAATAATGCGGGCACGATTAAACGAGCGCCTGCACATGAGTTTTCTGATGAAGATTGGAACGATGTTATCAATGTCAATTTGAACGGGGTTTTCAAATTCTGTCGTGAAGCTGGCAAACATATGCTTAAACAAGGCTCAGGCAAAATTATTAATATCGCATCATTGCTGAGCTTTTCTGGTGGTATTACGGTTCCTGCTTATGCCGCTAGTAAAGGTGGTGTCGCGCAAATAACCAAAGCCCTTGCTAATGAGTGGGCGAGTTCTGGTATTCAAGTTAATGCAATTGCGCCAGGTTACTTTGCAACCGACAACACTGAGAATTTACGCAACGATGCTGAGCGCTACGCCAGCATTAGTGCTCGGATCCCAGCAGGAGAATGGGGTAAGCCGGAAGATTTAGCCGGTGCAACCGTATTCTTATCAAGCCCAGCTTCTAATTATATGAATGGTCACGTCATGCTTGTTGACGGTGGCTGGATGGCGCGCTAA
- a CDS encoding DUF2807 domain-containing protein, with amino-acid sequence MKAWKVCWVLLAALLINTNTLAESALYKSIPLQGITILEADGNLHVEVIYSHEERAEVFLRKNAINSVIISKEPLSLETDEQEATFRLRVREQPALQNPKDEESALAIVKLYTSIISFIAASELQQLVVSNQTESTDKWLRIRLSGDSKAQVNGHFVRLTLDINETSDAQLMDSKTKKLVVRQRDQSRLNVADSQFNEIDMNGRHTSLFTANSITAEQLKVTMNQSARITFDQDSLVEIVDVEARNQSQIHLLAAQTRSTKVNVKNQAEVHLGNANHLHGSARHQSLVTYRDTDESQLNVKIRNNAKLKRQELSHE; translated from the coding sequence ATGAAAGCTTGGAAAGTCTGTTGGGTATTGCTAGCAGCTCTATTGATCAATACCAATACACTGGCAGAAAGTGCTCTGTATAAATCAATCCCGCTGCAGGGTATCACTATCTTGGAGGCGGATGGGAATTTGCATGTTGAAGTGATTTACAGCCATGAAGAACGCGCCGAGGTATTTTTGCGTAAAAATGCAATTAACTCAGTCATTATAAGTAAGGAGCCACTATCACTCGAAACTGACGAGCAAGAGGCCACTTTTCGTTTACGTGTTAGAGAGCAGCCTGCATTGCAAAACCCCAAAGACGAAGAGTCCGCACTGGCTATCGTTAAGCTTTACACGTCTATAATTAGCTTTATCGCTGCTAGCGAATTGCAACAATTAGTCGTATCAAATCAGACTGAATCGACCGACAAATGGCTAAGAATTCGTTTAAGTGGTGACAGTAAAGCGCAAGTTAATGGCCACTTTGTGCGATTAACCTTAGACATCAATGAAACCTCTGATGCTCAATTAATGGATAGTAAGACCAAGAAGTTAGTGGTACGCCAGCGCGACCAAAGCCGCTTGAATGTGGCCGACAGTCAATTTAATGAGATAGATATGAATGGCCGCCATACTTCGCTATTTACCGCCAACAGTATCACAGCTGAGCAGCTTAAAGTGACGATGAATCAGAGTGCGCGTATCACATTTGACCAAGACAGCTTAGTTGAGATCGTTGATGTGGAGGCACGTAATCAAAGCCAAATTCATCTGCTTGCGGCACAAACACGTTCAACCAAAGTCAATGTAAAAAATCAGGCTGAGGTACATTTAGGCAATGCCAATCACTTGCATGGTTCGGCGCGACACCAATCTCTTGTCACATACAGAGACACGGATGAATCGCAATTAAATGTAAAAATACGCAACAACGCCAAGCTCAAACGTCAGGAGTTGAGTCATGAATAA
- a CDS encoding NAD(P) transhydrogenase subunit alpha — protein MPIIAFPKETVAGEKRCALLPSNIKAYVLLGASVQIETGLGAHLYINDEQYIEAGATVVKDRKKLLGKADVVLSVHKLPEQDLALLTNKVVISFLDPFNGGDYVKQLCEKQVTSLSMEMIPRSTRCQKMDALSSQASLAGYVMVAKAMNQLHSIFPMMMTAAGTIKPCKVFVIGAGVAGLQAIATAKRLGAAVTAFDTRSVVAEQVQSLGAKFLEIDLGDTGQTAQGYAQALTPEQMAIQQAAQEKCIAESDIVITTAQLFGRKPPVLITKQTIGVMKPGSVIVDMAAENGGNVEGSVAGDTTVVNGVTIVGTGNWASEVALNASQMYANNLFNLVSEFWNKDDNVFVVDLNDEIQQSAVITHAGSISNATIKEIHRSEDPEQDLAQEKAQHPAEQKVSSSNVEAEKTLETA, from the coding sequence ATGCCAATCATCGCGTTTCCCAAAGAAACAGTTGCAGGTGAAAAACGCTGTGCATTATTGCCAAGCAATATCAAAGCTTATGTTTTGCTTGGTGCTAGCGTGCAAATTGAGACTGGCCTTGGTGCTCATCTTTATATAAATGATGAGCAATATATCGAGGCTGGTGCAACAGTGGTTAAGGATCGTAAAAAATTGCTAGGGAAAGCAGATGTCGTCTTGTCAGTGCACAAATTACCTGAACAAGACTTAGCCCTATTAACAAACAAAGTGGTTATTAGCTTTTTAGATCCATTCAATGGTGGCGATTACGTTAAGCAATTATGCGAAAAACAGGTGACGAGTCTGAGCATGGAAATGATCCCGCGTTCTACCCGCTGTCAAAAAATGGATGCGCTAAGTTCGCAAGCCAGTTTAGCTGGTTATGTCATGGTGGCTAAAGCCATGAATCAATTACATAGCATTTTTCCTATGATGATGACTGCAGCTGGCACCATTAAACCGTGTAAGGTTTTTGTGATCGGCGCGGGTGTTGCTGGTTTACAAGCTATTGCCACTGCAAAACGATTAGGCGCTGCTGTTACTGCATTTGATACAAGAAGCGTTGTGGCTGAGCAAGTGCAATCGTTAGGCGCAAAATTTTTAGAAATCGATTTGGGTGATACCGGCCAAACAGCGCAAGGTTATGCCCAAGCGTTAACGCCAGAGCAGATGGCGATCCAGCAAGCTGCTCAGGAAAAATGCATAGCTGAGTCAGATATAGTGATCACCACGGCACAACTCTTTGGCCGTAAACCTCCGGTATTAATTACTAAGCAAACCATTGGCGTGATGAAACCGGGCTCAGTGATCGTTGATATGGCGGCTGAAAACGGTGGTAATGTTGAAGGCTCGGTCGCTGGCGACACGACAGTTGTTAATGGTGTCACCATTGTTGGCACGGGTAACTGGGCAAGTGAAGTGGCATTAAACGCCTCACAAATGTATGCCAATAACTTATTTAATTTAGTTAGCGAATTTTGGAACAAAGATGACAACGTCTTTGTTGTTGATCTCAATGATGAAATTCAGCAAAGCGCGGTGATCACTCATGCGGGCAGTATTAGTAATGCCACCATCAAAGAGATCCATAGAAGTGAAGATCCAGAGCAAGACCTAGCTCAAGAGAAGGCGCAACACCCAGCCGAGCAAAAAGTAAGCTCATCTAATGTAGAAGCCGAAAAAACCTTGGAGACCGCATAA
- a CDS encoding bifunctional rhamnulose-1-phosphate aldolase/short-chain dehydrogenase yields the protein MPSKKDFIHVDYSWDDAAVEGMSPIEALIYRSNILGDDQRITNTGGGNTSAKAIEIDPLTGKEVEVLWVKGSGGDLRTSKPENFSSLYMDKLVALQDIYYSADEVGVKTQIEDDMVGMYPHATFNLNPRPSSIDTPLHAFVPYKHVDHMHPNSVIAVAASKNCKELTKKIFGDELIWTEWQRPGFDLGLKLQSICKDYPEAKGAILAGHGVINWANDNKECYDLSLEIIEKAARYIEEHDKGEMTFGGQKYAKLDQDKRNAVLAEVLPYLRGLVSGEKKMIGTVQDDDTILRFVNSVDAPRLADLGTSCPDHFLRTKIKPLYVAWNPETDSIDQLKTLLAEGVEQYKADYSEYYEKCKHDNSPAQRASSPSVCLIPGVGMVAWGKNKSESRVTAEFYNCAVEVMRGAEAIDEYAALPQQEAFDIEYWLLEEAKLQRMPKEAPLARDIVVVIGAGDGIGKETAFRCAKEGAHVVCADLRAEAAQATADELTAIYGQGIGVAGTGISGCGPAIAAEVNITDRDSVKAMFDKVILAYGGIDKVIVTAGVFLAPGQAGMSNDQQFDVSFAVNVKGGYIVGTEANEIWQAQGLKGALVLTTSVNAAVSKKGSLAYDTSKAAANHLVRELAVELSPLVNVNGLAPATVVKGSTMFPRDRVIASLTKYDVAFAQSDSDDELRDKLANFYAQRTLTKAPITPADQAEAAYLMVSGQLSKTTGQIISVDGGLHEAFLR from the coding sequence ATGCCAAGTAAGAAAGATTTTATCCATGTTGATTACAGCTGGGATGATGCCGCCGTTGAAGGTATGTCACCAATTGAAGCGCTTATTTATCGCTCAAATATTTTAGGTGATGACCAACGCATTACCAATACTGGTGGAGGTAACACCTCTGCTAAAGCGATTGAAATTGACCCATTAACCGGTAAAGAAGTAGAAGTATTATGGGTAAAAGGCTCAGGTGGTGATTTACGTACCTCTAAGCCAGAAAACTTTTCATCGTTATACATGGATAAACTTGTTGCACTACAAGATATCTACTATAGCGCTGACGAAGTCGGTGTTAAAACCCAAATCGAAGATGACATGGTTGGCATGTACCCACATGCGACGTTTAACCTAAACCCGCGTCCATCATCCATCGATACACCATTACACGCATTTGTGCCATACAAACACGTAGACCATATGCACCCTAACTCAGTGATTGCCGTGGCTGCGAGTAAAAACTGCAAAGAACTCACCAAAAAAATCTTCGGTGACGAATTAATTTGGACTGAATGGCAACGTCCAGGTTTTGACCTAGGTTTAAAACTACAATCAATCTGTAAAGATTACCCAGAAGCCAAAGGTGCTATCTTAGCCGGTCACGGTGTGATTAACTGGGCCAATGACAACAAAGAATGTTACGACCTAAGCTTAGAGATTATTGAAAAAGCCGCACGTTACATTGAAGAGCACGACAAAGGTGAAATGACCTTTGGTGGTCAAAAGTACGCCAAACTAGACCAAGACAAGCGTAACGCCGTATTAGCCGAAGTGTTACCTTACCTACGTGGTTTAGTCTCAGGTGAGAAGAAAATGATTGGTACCGTACAAGACGACGATACCATCTTACGTTTTGTTAACAGTGTTGATGCACCACGTTTAGCGGACTTAGGTACTTCATGTCCTGACCACTTCTTACGTACCAAAATCAAGCCATTGTACGTTGCTTGGAACCCAGAAACGGATTCTATCGACCAGCTTAAAACTTTATTAGCTGAAGGTGTAGAACAGTACAAAGCTGACTACAGCGAATACTACGAAAAATGTAAGCACGATAACTCACCAGCGCAACGTGCTTCATCACCATCTGTATGTTTAATTCCAGGTGTCGGTATGGTTGCTTGGGGTAAAAACAAATCTGAATCACGTGTAACAGCAGAATTCTACAACTGTGCAGTAGAAGTGATGCGTGGCGCAGAAGCGATTGATGAATACGCAGCATTACCACAACAAGAAGCGTTTGATATTGAATACTGGTTACTCGAAGAAGCCAAACTACAACGTATGCCAAAAGAAGCGCCACTAGCGCGTGACATCGTGGTTGTGATTGGTGCGGGTGACGGTATTGGTAAAGAGACTGCATTCCGCTGTGCAAAAGAAGGTGCGCATGTCGTGTGTGCTGATTTACGTGCAGAAGCGGCACAAGCGACGGCTGATGAACTAACCGCTATCTATGGTCAAGGTATTGGTGTAGCCGGTACGGGTATTTCAGGTTGTGGTCCAGCGATTGCGGCTGAAGTGAACATCACTGACCGTGACAGCGTTAAAGCCATGTTCGACAAAGTGATTTTGGCTTACGGCGGTATCGACAAAGTTATCGTGACAGCGGGTGTCTTCCTAGCACCAGGTCAAGCGGGTATGTCAAACGACCAGCAATTTGATGTTAGCTTCGCGGTCAACGTTAAAGGTGGCTACATTGTGGGTACAGAAGCGAATGAAATCTGGCAAGCACAAGGCTTAAAAGGTGCATTAGTATTAACTACCAGTGTTAATGCAGCCGTATCGAAAAAAGGTTCATTGGCGTATGACACATCAAAAGCGGCAGCTAACCACTTGGTTCGTGAATTGGCGGTAGAATTATCACCATTAGTTAACGTAAACGGTTTAGCGCCAGCGACAGTAGTTAAAGGTAGCACCATGTTCCCACGTGACCGTGTGATTGCGTCATTAACTAAGTACGATGTTGCGTTTGCACAGAGTGATTCAGATGATGAATTACGTGACAAGCTAGCTAACTTCTACGCACAACGTACGTTAACTAAAGCACCAATTACGCCGGCTGACCAAGCAGAAGCGGCATACTTAATGGTGTCTGGTCAGTTAAGCAAAACCACTGGCCAAATCATTAGTGTTGATGGCGGTTTACACGAAGCGTTTTTACGATAA
- a CDS encoding GntR family transcriptional regulator — MNNVWHDDQPIYKQLVAKLKTAILNNNYPEESALPSVRAISAELQINHITVSKAYHELLDEGLIEKRRGLGMFVKTGAINALLLAEKAKFLSEDLPHFIEKMQQLNIEQQDVIDRIQQLMMSTSTKDLNND, encoded by the coding sequence ATGAATAATGTTTGGCATGACGACCAGCCTATTTATAAGCAATTAGTGGCTAAGCTGAAAACAGCCATTTTAAACAACAATTATCCTGAAGAGTCGGCGCTACCCTCGGTAAGGGCAATTTCAGCAGAACTACAGATCAATCATATTACCGTATCAAAAGCCTATCACGAATTGTTGGATGAAGGCTTAATTGAGAAAAGAAGAGGATTAGGCATGTTTGTTAAAACTGGCGCGATCAACGCATTGTTACTAGCCGAAAAAGCCAAATTTTTATCGGAAGATTTGCCGCATTTTATCGAGAAAATGCAGCAGTTGAATATCGAACAACAAGATGTCATCGACCGCATCCAGCAACTTATGATGAGTACATCGACAAAGGATCTGAACAATGACTAA
- a CDS encoding FkbM family methyltransferase, with amino-acid sequence MNTRNTRPIAFVLTATHHGSLIVNRHDYCVTDDNMAYGVGHQLMINSCFDPNEVDAISVLLQARRDAHGDGVIAIDCGANIGVHTVEWAKLMHGWGEVVAFEAQERTFYALAGNIALNNCFNASVNHAAVGEQVGTILVPQLDYLQPASFGSLEIKPRPDGEDIGQSVSYQQQDCKPVSLISIDSLSAQRVDLIKIDVEGMEMDVLNGAKKTIDRCQPVLHIEACKSDRDKIIELLQTFGYRYYSVGINLLAVHSQDPINKIVSFEWVQEGNG; translated from the coding sequence ATGAATACTCGTAATACCCGCCCGATCGCTTTTGTACTCACTGCTACGCACCACGGTAGCTTGATTGTTAATCGTCATGATTACTGTGTCACAGATGACAACATGGCTTATGGCGTAGGCCATCAATTAATGATCAATTCCTGTTTTGATCCAAACGAGGTTGACGCTATTAGCGTGTTATTACAAGCACGGCGCGATGCTCATGGAGATGGGGTTATCGCCATTGATTGCGGCGCTAATATAGGTGTGCATACTGTGGAATGGGCAAAGTTGATGCATGGCTGGGGCGAAGTGGTTGCGTTTGAAGCACAAGAGCGAACTTTTTATGCGTTAGCGGGCAATATAGCCTTGAATAATTGCTTTAATGCCAGTGTTAATCACGCGGCGGTGGGTGAGCAAGTTGGAACCATATTGGTTCCACAACTGGACTATTTACAACCCGCTAGTTTTGGCAGTTTAGAAATAAAACCAAGGCCAGATGGTGAAGATATTGGTCAAAGCGTGTCTTATCAACAACAAGACTGTAAACCAGTGTCCTTGATCTCCATTGATTCTTTATCCGCGCAACGGGTCGATTTAATTAAAATCGACGTTGAGGGCATGGAAATGGATGTACTCAATGGCGCTAAAAAAACAATTGATCGTTGCCAACCCGTTTTACATATTGAAGCCTGTAAATCAGACCGCGATAAGATTATCGAATTATTACAAACCTTCGGCTACCGTTACTACAGTGTTGGTATAAACCTGCTGGCGGTACATAGCCAAGATCCTATTAATAAAATAGTATCGTTTGAATGGGTGCAAGAAGGAAACGGATAA
- a CDS encoding ABC transporter ATP-binding protein, which yields MTNIIQASNLNKHYGKKQVLSNINLSVNAGEIVGVVGSNGAGKSTLLKSLLGLTRVDGDLTVCKLDPHASQHKLMEKVSFIADTATLPKWINAQQLFDYCAQVHPSFRRDLAEAFLSKTNIKPELPVKKMSKGMITQLHLAMVLAIESELLVLDEPTLGLDVLRRKAFYNNLLEDYFDDNNTIVITSHQIEEIEHILTRVVFIDDGKIALDINIDELENTFFQVTIKPEQQQQAELLKPIYCSNTIEGRSYIFQNANQQELQCFGTLKTPSLTDILVALMSNKTTEMEHA from the coding sequence ATGACTAATATCATTCAAGCCAGCAATCTCAACAAACACTATGGTAAAAAACAAGTATTAAGCAATATTAATTTGTCAGTTAATGCCGGTGAAATTGTCGGTGTAGTCGGCAGCAATGGTGCTGGCAAAAGTACCTTGCTTAAAAGCTTACTAGGCTTAACCCGTGTAGACGGCGATCTGACGGTTTGCAAATTAGATCCGCATGCCTCACAACACAAATTAATGGAAAAAGTTAGCTTTATTGCCGACACCGCCACCTTACCCAAATGGATAAATGCTCAGCAGTTATTTGACTACTGTGCTCAGGTTCATCCGAGTTTTCGCCGTGATTTGGCTGAGGCGTTTTTGTCTAAAACCAATATCAAACCCGAACTGCCAGTGAAAAAAATGTCAAAAGGCATGATCACTCAATTGCACTTAGCCATGGTGTTAGCTATTGAGTCTGAACTACTGGTTTTAGACGAACCGACACTTGGTCTTGACGTACTAAGACGTAAAGCCTTTTACAATAATTTGCTCGAAGACTATTTTGACGATAACAATACGATTGTCATCACCAGCCATCAAATAGAAGAAATTGAGCACATTCTGACCCGAGTGGTGTTTATCGATGATGGCAAAATCGCCTTAGATATCAATATTGATGAACTCGAAAATACGTTTTTCCAAGTGACCATTAAACCCGAACAACAGCAGCAAGCCGAGTTGTTAAAGCCAATTTATTGTAGCAACACCATTGAAGGTCGCTCGTATATTTTCCAAAACGCTAATCAGCAAGAGTTA